Proteins from a single region of Candidatus Dormiibacterota bacterium:
- a CDS encoding serine/threonine-protein kinase: MFEKKKRKSKKQVDRADGQVDGQDAAAAGEESAAGAAPSGPPTGEPGSRIGRYTIESTLGQGGMGKVYLARDPVIGRNVALKVITIRPDLSDEEAGQYRERFLREAQAAGALIHPNIVAVHDIGQDPATRCPYIVMEHVPGQDLKKVILSRAPLTGGDAVAIVQQIAAALDYAHRSGIVHRDIKPANVLITEQGRVKITDFGVARLAGSDLTRSDQFVGSPGFMSPEQLKGGQVDGRSDLFALGVILHQLLTGKAPFEGESVSEVLYRISTQPAEPPSESNSDVSPDFDPILEKALAKDPAQRYQTGQEMIAALAPLARQEAPDAETGSNTAEEGQDQPFVASPWFTLTSQWRLGALVAFLVLALIGVNWGIVTLFHGPLGNSVLLDENPGKRSVSEKAPVTARGSVSIAGTSVPVAPERAGGWIGNPRQAIGAARDDLKTARQEIETAETLQPDRPIKAICAMTYAGPSEMGRVVQAARQARAAKSQNASLVPLDRPNGRIRLEVKHRMKGGRLVVLVDGKTVLSKPFEAQKGKSGTVTHVLSVPAGRHGVEVRLLEDKGGLLVKSRITGTVTKNEVALLTGEQRSTGKNNLRLDWQDSH, from the coding sequence GAATCGGCCGCCGGGGCGGCTCCCTCGGGCCCGCCGACGGGCGAGCCGGGCTCGCGCATCGGCCGTTACACCATCGAGTCGACGCTCGGCCAGGGGGGCATGGGCAAGGTCTACCTTGCCCGCGACCCCGTGATCGGCCGGAACGTCGCCCTCAAGGTCATCACCATCAGGCCGGATCTGTCCGACGAAGAGGCCGGGCAGTACCGCGAGCGGTTCCTGCGCGAGGCGCAGGCGGCGGGCGCCCTCATCCACCCGAACATCGTGGCGGTGCACGACATCGGGCAGGACCCCGCGACGCGGTGCCCCTACATCGTCATGGAGCACGTCCCGGGCCAGGATCTCAAGAAAGTGATCCTGTCCCGCGCGCCGCTGACCGGAGGGGACGCGGTCGCCATCGTCCAGCAGATCGCCGCGGCGCTCGATTACGCCCACCGGAGCGGCATCGTGCACCGGGACATCAAGCCCGCCAACGTCCTGATCACGGAGCAGGGGCGGGTGAAGATCACCGATTTCGGTGTGGCGCGGCTGGCGGGATCGGATCTGACGCGCTCCGATCAGTTCGTCGGCTCGCCCGGATTCATGTCGCCCGAGCAGCTCAAGGGAGGGCAGGTCGACGGCCGCTCCGATCTCTTCGCGCTGGGAGTCATTCTCCACCAGCTCCTGACTGGCAAGGCGCCGTTCGAGGGGGAGAGCGTCTCCGAGGTCCTGTACCGGATCTCCACGCAGCCGGCCGAGCCGCCCAGCGAGTCGAACAGCGATGTGTCGCCCGATTTCGATCCGATCCTCGAGAAGGCGCTCGCCAAGGATCCGGCGCAGCGCTACCAGACAGGCCAGGAGATGATTGCCGCGCTGGCGCCCCTGGCGCGGCAGGAGGCGCCGGACGCGGAGACGGGGAGCAACACCGCCGAGGAGGGCCAGGACCAGCCGTTCGTGGCGTCCCCCTGGTTCACCCTCACCAGCCAGTGGCGCCTGGGGGCGCTGGTGGCGTTCCTGGTGCTCGCCCTGATCGGCGTGAACTGGGGCATCGTCACCCTGTTCCACGGCCCGCTCGGGAACAGCGTCCTGCTCGACGAAAACCCCGGGAAGCGTTCGGTCTCGGAGAAGGCGCCCGTGACGGCGCGGGGTTCGGTCAGCATCGCGGGGACCTCGGTGCCGGTGGCGCCGGAACGCGCCGGAGGGTGGATCGGCAACCCGCGCCAGGCGATCGGCGCGGCGCGGGACGACCTGAAGACGGCGCGCCAGGAGATTGAGACGGCGGAGACGCTCCAGCCCGACAGGCCGATCAAGGCGATCTGCGCCATGACCTACGCGGGGCCGTCCGAGATGGGCCGCGTCGTCCAGGCGGCACGGCAGGCGCGCGCCGCCAAGTCGCAGAACGCCAGCCTCGTCCCGCTGGATCGCCCGAACGGAAGGATCAGGCTCGAGGTGAAGCACCGGATGAAGGGCGGGCGTCTGGTCGTGCTGGTGGACGGCAAGACGGTCCTGTCGAAGCCGTTCGAGGCTCAGAAGGGCAAGTCGGGGACCGTCACGCACGTCCTGTCCGTCCCCGCGGGCAGGCACGGCGTCGAGGTCCGGCTCCTCGAGGACAAGGGCGGGTTGCTCGTGAAGTCCAGGATCACCGGAACCGTCACGAAGAACGAGGTCGCGCTGCTCACGGGCGAGCAGCGCTCAACCGGGAAGAACAATCTCAGGCTCGACTGGCAGGACTCCCACTGA
- a CDS encoding FHA domain-containing protein has protein sequence MRTPMDRAKDQNAKVRRSTGAWLIRKELPVGRPKPPARPPSPGGINTPGGTTGGGMICPGTDRTRGTAAAGAVVAAREIGRRLAEGEAGARALLVSGAGAVDETALESPAQRVLSKPSALGGKSIYLTVIEGDLKGKSFDITGIGTYTIGRKECDIVLDDDKVSRKHASVVIIRERQYAVQDLASRNGTFVNGVRLTRRNVQHNDLIRVGNTTLRFTVFDGPVPVEA, from the coding sequence ATGAGGACACCGATGGATCGCGCCAAGGACCAGAACGCAAAGGTGCGCCGCTCGACCGGCGCGTGGCTGATTCGCAAGGAGCTGCCGGTCGGCCGCCCCAAGCCTCCGGCGCGCCCTCCCTCCCCCGGCGGGATCAACACACCCGGCGGCACCACCGGCGGCGGCATGATCTGCCCAGGAACGGATCGAACTCGTGGCACCGCCGCCGCGGGGGCCGTCGTGGCCGCGCGCGAGATCGGCAGGCGCCTGGCGGAGGGTGAGGCCGGAGCGCGCGCTCTCCTCGTGTCCGGCGCGGGCGCCGTCGACGAGACGGCCCTGGAGTCGCCGGCGCAGAGGGTCCTGAGCAAGCCGTCGGCCCTGGGCGGGAAATCGATCTACCTCACGGTGATCGAAGGAGATCTGAAGGGGAAGTCGTTCGACATCACCGGCATCGGAACGTACACGATCGGGCGCAAGGAATGCGACATCGTCCTGGACGACGACAAGGTGTCGCGCAAGCACGCTTCGGTCGTGATCATCCGCGAGCGGCAGTACGCCGTCCAGGACCTCGCCAGCAGGAACGGCACGTTCGTGAACGGCGTCCGTCTGACGCGCCGCAACGTGCAGCACAACGACCTGATCCGCGTCGGTAACACGACGCTGCGTTTCACGGTGTTCGACGGTCCGGTCCCGGTCGAGGCATGA